One window from the genome of Streptococcus parasanguinis encodes:
- the greA gene encoding transcription elongation factor GreA, with amino-acid sequence MAEKTYPMTLAEKEKLEQELEELKLVRRPEVVERIKIARSYGDLSENSEYEAAKDEQAFVEGQISSLETKIRYAEIVDSDAVAVDEVAIGKTVTVQEVGETDEEVYSIVGSAGADAFAGKISNESPIGHALIGKKTGDVVTVETPAGSYQVKILNVEKTA; translated from the coding sequence ATGGCAGAAAAAACATACCCAATGACCCTAGCAGAAAAAGAAAAATTGGAACAAGAATTAGAAGAATTGAAATTGGTCCGTCGACCTGAAGTGGTGGAACGGATTAAGATCGCTCGTTCATATGGTGACCTCTCAGAAAACTCTGAGTATGAAGCGGCAAAAGATGAACAAGCTTTTGTTGAAGGTCAAATCTCTAGCTTGGAAACAAAAATCCGTTATGCAGAAATCGTCGATAGTGACGCTGTTGCAGTAGACGAAGTAGCGATCGGAAAAACCGTTACAGTTCAAGAAGTTGGCGAAACAGATGAAGAAGTATACAGCATCGTTGGTTCAGCAGGGGCAGATGCCTTTGCAGGAAAGATCTCTAACGAAAGCCCAATCGGTCACGCTTTGATTGGTAAGAAGACAGGTGACGTTGTCACGGTTGAGACACCAGCTGGAAGCTACCAAGTGAAAATTTTGAACGTAGAAAAAACAGCGTAA